A section of the Pleuronectes platessa chromosome 7, fPlePla1.1, whole genome shotgun sequence genome encodes:
- the rassf9 gene encoding ras association domain-containing protein 9 produces MAPFGKNFLKARLKNRTKDAEPVIGKEIQVTVCKEEKVVCGVTKHTTCADMIQALLEDHKSYPESKCLLHGEPKDFCLVERWKGFERALPPLTRILRLWYAWGDQRPSIQFILVKSSDFVPQPAKKALTSKGAKPKRWEHSRAQYPQSLPVEKQKRMVKKAFRKLEKLHNETRSSPGAEEIERMVQLILNQDHTIREQIQHMRELDVDIEEFELLTQREAECESALAQACAQSLEVHSEEQLQEYLYTSDGIEHLELQVQRHRALILQLSRDIDTELRGTTFPVDQGDEDEQEGAAAASLIPSETDKSFYTADLERMQDELKHSLFAAVALHNQAAEMEKQLKYSDTALVSKDQECWQLAAQLSSLQIGDSREDKPSLSPLKSETQCSVSQTVKLKHSLSPLDITDTDSDTGISSTHSQDSLSPCLDFPPPLDTDV; encoded by the exons ATGGCTCCGTTTGGGAAAAACTTCCTGAAAGCTCGTCTGAAAAACAG GACAAAAGATGCCGAGCCTGTGATAGGAAAGGAGATTCAGGTTACTGTCTGCAAAGAGGAAAAGGTCGTCTGTGGAGTAACAAAGCACACAACTTGTGCAGATATGATTCAGGCGTTACTGGAGGATCACAAGTCATACCCCGAGAGCAAGTGTCTCCTGCATGGGGAACCCAAAGATTTCTGTCTGGTTGAGCGCTGGAAGGGCTTTGAGAGAGCGTTGCCCCCTCTCACCAGAATCCTGAGGCTGTGGTATGCCTGGGGTGACCAGAGACCCTCCATCCAGTTTATTCTTGTCAAATCCAGTGATTTTGTTCCTCAACCTGCTAAGAAGGCCCTTACGTCCAAGGGGGCCAAGCCAAAGCGGTGGGAGCACAGCCGTGCACAGTACCCCCAGTCTCTGCCAGTGGAGAAGCAAAAGCGTATGGTGAAGAAAGCTTTcaggaagctggagaagctTCACAATGAGACCAGGAGCTCCCCGGGCGCAGAGGAGATTGAGCGCATGGTGCAACTTATTCTCAACCAGGACCACACCATCCGGGAGCAGATCCAACACATGAGGGAGCTGGACGTGGACATCGAGGAGTTTGAGCTTCTCACACAAAGAGAAGCTGAGTGCGAGAGTGCATTGGCTCAGGCGTGTGCTCAGAGTTTGGAGGTGCACAgtgaggagcagctgcaggagtaCCTGTACACCAGCGATGGAATTGAACATCTTGAGCTGCAAGTTCAGAGACACCGGGCGCTCATCCTTCAGCTGTCCCGGGATATAGACACTGAGCTGAGGGGGACTACCTTCCCAGTGGACCAAGGTGACGAGGATGAACaggaaggagcagcagctgcttccCTGATTCCCTCTGAGACAGACAAATCATTCTACACTGCCGATCTGGAGAGGATGCAGGATGAACTGAAGCACAGCCTCTTCGCCGCTGTGGCCCTTCACAACCAAGCTGCAGAAATGGAAAAGCAGCTGAAGTACTCAGACACTGCGCTGGTCTCCAAGGACCAGGAGTGCTGGCAGCTGGCTGCCCAGTTGAGCTCGCTGCAGATCGGGGACAGCAGGGAGGATAAGCCCAGTCTTTCCCCACTGAAAAGTGAGACTCAGTGCAGCGTCTCACAGACAGTGAAACTCAAACACAGCCTGTCCCCTCTAGACATTacagacacagactcagacACCGGGATTAGTTCTACACACAGTCAGGACTCGCTGTCACCATGTCTGGACTTCCCTCCCCCACTGGATACAGACGTTTGA